One region of Zingiber officinale cultivar Zhangliang chromosome 7B, Zo_v1.1, whole genome shotgun sequence genomic DNA includes:
- the LOC122004220 gene encoding glycine-rich RNA-binding protein 3, mitochondrial-like, with product MNTTLSDIGNSGAIEQNLPHYVICASGRVGNARGRDQVLERKIEDLKVWNRHQAEKLSIISDSKIPMSSSKVFVGGLSYSTDDQSLREVFISFVELVEARVIMDRETGRSRGFGFVTFTSSEEASIVISGMDGMDVHSRMVRVNYTTDRTGGFRDGGDYGGRGGASGGCYGGYGGVALT from the exons ATGAATACTACACTATCTGATATTGGCAATTCTGGTGCAATTGAACAGAACCTGCCGCATTATGTCATTT GTGCTTCTGGCAGAGTTGGCAATGCTAGAGGAAGAGATCAGGTGCTTGAGAGAAAGATTGAGGACTTAAAGGTGTGGAACAGGCATCAAGCTGAGAAATTG TCCATTATTTCAGACAGTAAGATCCCGATGTCATCCTCAAAAGTTTTTGTTGGAGGACTTTCATATAGCACGGATGATCAAAGTCTGAGAGAAGTATTTATTAGTTTTGTTGAACTGGTTGAAGCTCGAGTTATCATGGACAGAGAAACTGGGCGGTCCAGGGGCTTTGGATTTGTGACATTTACTTCTAGTGAAGAAGCCTCTATTGTCATTAGTGGCATGGATGGAATGGATGTTCATAGCCGGATGGTTAGAGTTAATTATACTACTGATCGAACAGGTGGATTTCGTGATGGTGGTGATTATGGTGGCAGGGGTGGTGCTTCTGGAGGTTGCTATGGTGGTTATGGTGGTGTTGCTCTTACCTAA